The region CACGGTATTCCTTTTCAGCCGTCTTAGTGGACGTGGCGGTATGTAAGCTAAGCCTCCGGCTGCTTCTCTGCAGAGCTCTCTATGTTAAGATGCTCAGCTTTCCTGCGAGATGGATGGAGCTCTGATGCAGTTGTCATTGATTACCTGCTGGAGCAAAGCTCCTGAAATAGAGTCTGCGTGAAATCAGATCCCCTCTCACGCTGTGCTTTTCCACTGTCCACGGCAGGCCCAGAGTGCCCAGCTGTCTCCAGCCCAGAGGAAACAGAGCGTCTACACGCCACCGACCATGAGAGGTACCATATACACCATCTGCATATTATGTGACGTGTCAGGCTCTTACGTAACCGTACCATCTGAGTCATTCCTGTTATGCAGTACCTTTTGAGctcttaaaaaatgaatgtgctTGTGTTGTAGTATTTCTATAAAAGGATACACCAGACTTTCAGAAAAAAGGCCTCGGCCAAACACAGTACTTAATCTTTTTGATTATAACTTGATTATTTATACAATAGCAAGTAAATAAACATGATGAACAAATTTATTAATGATGATTGAGCGTCACTTTCATATTTTTCCACGACATTGATAATATTGAAATTATCATGCTCAAGTCAAACAAACCAATTAATATTTATACggttatttataatataaatacatgtattataaatattatatgaataatacaaaataacatttctacaatttaaatgtatacagTCGTATACgtttaaaatatttcttattcAGAACATTTCcttaatatttttacatttaaaaatccaAAAATTGTTTATTTCCAGGTTTAAATTAGATTCTAAATCTCAGATTTTCaatgtggtctcagacttttcAACCATACTGTATATGAAGATATAATTATATATGATATAATAAGACACTAAACTGCCTTTGAATATGGaaaatgtatcttttataaacagCGACTTTATTCAAAGTAAAGAATAtgaataatacaatataatatttcTACAATTTATATGTATACAGTCATATACAGTTCATAATATGCCAGGGTTTTCATagttaactgaaactaaaactaaaaccatttaaaaaaaaactttttttttatttcttgggagaaaaaaaagttaactgaaaaaatgtaaatatatatttttttaatatttaattttatttcagctaattGCCagggcaacatttctaattttcatttagtctAACTacaataactaaaactaaaatttaaataaaaatgaataaaaactatacacatttaaaaataaataaataaataaataaataaattctaaaaatgacaaaaacacaaaaaaattattaacacattaactaaaatgaaaatgaaaatagaaaatacacaaaataaaaactaaaacatttgttacattattgtaattttttatgATTACTTTTATTCTTCATCCtacttatttacattttattctattctattgtgtgtgtgtgtgtgtgtgtgtgtgtgtgtgtgtgtgtgtgtgtgtacttgcaACAAATTACACATCACACTTGAATAAACCTCATCTCAGTCTGATTAATAGCTCAAAACAACCAAAAACAATTCATCAAATCCATTGTTAATACTTAATAACTAATAATGTTTGTGCAAAATGATGTCACCTCCTGGAGGATTATGTAATGAATGGAACCTTTTTTGTTACTAATAAggatttaaaaaagattaacagGGTGGAAAAAAATCTATAAACCGATTAtcaattaaaacaataatttcaagttgttttgtttggaaaataaaagaaaagctTGGAAAATCCCCAGTTTTCCACGTCAGAAGTTAGTGCATCACCCAAGAACATGACACATAACAGTATCcattcaaaatttaaatcttttgaaaaaaagacTATATTAATGCAATAAATGTACTGCATAGTAGGAATGCTCTGTCTATGCCATCTGTGTGTTTGATCCACAGTACACTTACTTACTCAGCCATGCCATCTTCTCCATTAACATTCACACTACACATATTTCACCGATGGAGGCGGCGATTTGCATTCAATGACCCACACATGCAGCCCACTCAACAGACTACTCACACTGCTCGTGCTTATGGATCAGTGGCTAATATTAACACAGTTCCTCCGCTCTAAACCACATACACTCTCACATTCTGACGGCTCTAGTGAATATGTGTCTGTTTtggagtttgtttgtttttcccagCATGGTTTGAGAATAATTCAAAGAGCATCTTGAGCTTCATTGGAAGCAATAACATCTGAGAGTCACAATGTCACAAATGTAATTATTTGATTAATGGCCTAGAAATAAAGCAGCGTTtaaattatttctttttcagAACATTtccttaatatttttaaatttaaaaattgtgtttatttccagATTTAAATTAGATTCTAAATCTCAGATTTCCAgtgtggtctcagacttttcAACCATACTGTATATGAAGATATAATGATATATGATATAATAAGGCACTAAACTGCCTTTGACCATCCATAGTTCTTCAAAGcattttaatatggaaaatgTATCTTTTATACAATGCATCTAGTAAACAGCTTTTCAgatttgtcttattttatttaaatttttgccTCTTCCTGATTTTCAGCTATAGTgattttatggtaacacttttcacaataagatctcatttgttaacattacttaagtTAAAGTGCCTccattatgcatttaaaatgttccAAATTTTGTTTTAGGTCTCCTACAGtctaaaaaatagaaaaaaaacactttaattttctcataatatacattgtagcatcacctcttttctgACAGTTATCTGAAAGGGTTTGATAAAGGATCCGGTCTCTCAAAACCCCTCCTTTCTactttgctctgattggtcagataacccagtctgttgtgattggtctaccacttACAGCATACGTTGGAAACTAAACGTCCCTTATCATATTTGAATTTTAGCTCTGGATCTTCCTCAGGACTTGTATACATGGTGATATgaacagtaacgatggcgtCGGTTTTAACATATCAATTCAAGCCCTAGtcctcatcctcatcctttggaagtgcacgcaaagtggatttgcttttgcAGTGCAGAAATTGTTGTCTTCACAACACATCGACAacatgaaccaaactcttcTGCTACAACTACAGTATTTGAGAGGTCAATGTAGACATTGTTCACGGTCAGCCagtgaagaccataggctggcattatggaaatctgttacaaacctacgtaggttcgtgcaggaagtgagactggactTACTGAAGACtcatttcaggcagttcaggcggctctttcttttgggagacaataacaataactttatttgtcacgcattttgatctttgaaaattttacattcataaacagcaatattacacactacatgaaatttaatatttgaaaaagcataaCAGGGGCGCTTTaaataatgtagttaactaatttTAGCAAATTaatccttattgtaaagtgataccgattttatttatgatttatttgtGGAGTTTATGGAGTATTTCAGTAAGCCAACATCTATGAATGGAAGATTGTGGCCATTCTGGATAATGTGGTTGTCACTCCGTAAACTTTGCAGTGTCTATGTGACCACTGTTTCTCTTTTTCTGAGGGGTTTCCACTTCAgtgaaaatgtgtcatttttctttttcttttctttttttcttttctctttttattaCAACTGCAATGCTAGGAGTAgagaatatttattaaaattgttttaatgttatgtttttctttttgccaAATTAATGGGGCAGtatagtatggaagcttgtttccgccatgaaataaaaaaaaaggtaattgtgactatttatctcacaattctgacttttttttctcagaattgcgaattgtgagttataaagtcaggattgtgtgatataaagtcagaattgtgagttataaagtcagaagtatgtgatataaagtcggaattgcatgatataaactcgcaattgcgtatTATAATGTCCAaatgtgaggggaaaaaaattgcAGATCAgatcactttttttctcacaattgcatgttataaagtcagaattatgagttataaagtcagaattgagttatacagtcagaattgcatgctataaagtcagaattgagttataaagtcagaattgtgtgttataaagtcagaattatgagttataaagtcagaattgagttataaagtcagaattatgagttataaagtcaaaattatgagttataaagtcagaattgagttataaagtcagaattatgagttataaagtcagaattatgagttataaagtcagaattgcatgatataaactcacaattgcgtatTATAATGTCCAaatgtgaggggaaaaaattgCAGATCAGAtcacttttttctcacaattgcatgttataaagtcagaattatgagttataaagtcagaattgagttataaagtcagaattgagttataaagtcagaattatgagttataaagtcagaattatgagttataaagtcagaattgcatgatataaactcgcaattgcgtatTATAATGTCCAaatgtgaggggaaaaaattgCAGATCAgatcactttttttctcacaattgcatgttataaagtcagaattatgagttataaagtcagaattatgagttataaagtcagaattgcatgatataaactcacaattgcgtatTATAATGTCCAaatgtgaggggaaaaaattgCAGATCAGAtcacttttttctcacaattgcatgttataaagtcagaattatgagttataaagtcagaattgagttataaagtcagaattgagttataaagtcggaattgcatgatataaactcgcaattgcgtatTATAATGTCCAaatgtgaggggaaaaaattgCAGATCAgatcactttttttctcacaattgcatgttataaagtcagaattatgagttataaagtcagaattgagttatacagtcagaattgcatgctataaagtcagaattgagttataaagtcagaattgtgtgttataaagtcagaattatgagttataaagtcagaattgagttataaagtcagaattatgagttataaagtcagaattatgagttataaagtcagaattgcatgatataaactcacaattgcgtatTATAATGTCCAaatgtgaggggaaaaaattgCAGATCAGAtcacttttttctcacaattgcatgttataaagtcagaattatgagttataaagtcagaattgagttataaagtcagaattgcaagttataaagtcagaattgtgagttataaagtcagaatgagttataaagtcagaattatgagttataatgtcagaattgagttataaagtcagaattgcatgatataaactcacaattgcgtatTATAATGTCCaaatgtgggggaaaaaaattgcAGATCAGATcacttttttctcacagttgcacgttataaagtcagaattgagttataaagtcagaattatgagttataaagtcagaaatgcatgctataaagtcagaattatgagttataaagccataattgcatgatataaagtcagaattgagttataaagtcagaattgagttataaagtcagaattatgagttataaagtcagaattgagttacaaagtcagaattatgagttataaagtcagaaatgcatgctataaagtcagaattatgagttataaagccagaattgcatgatataaagtcagaattgagttataaagtcagaattgagttataaagtcagaattgcatgatataaactcgcaattgcgtgttataatgtccaattgtgagggaaaaaaattgCAGATCAGATCacctttttctcgcaattgcatgttttaaagtcagaattgcaagatataaactcacaattctgagaaaaaagtttatatctcacaattgtgactttatatcacaattctgactttataacttgtttaaatctcgcaattctgagaaaaaaagtcagaattgtgagatgcaaaCTCACAATCACgagaaaaaaggcagaattttgagataaaaagtcgcaattaccttgtttattttttagtggcagaaataagcttccaTAGTATAGAGCAGAAAATGACCCAAGCTGGATTCACCACTCAGGTCATCTGCACATAAGTGACACCATGCAACATGCTGAAGCAGGTGTACTGCCCGCCAGGCCACGTTTGCGACAAACTAGAGGTTTTAAGACAATGAGATGGGGGAGGGAGAGTGGTGAAATCCGCCTCGCTGACTCATGGACAAGGCCATTTCCTGGCATGGACGTGCTAAATTCACATTAGCTTGAGCTATTGATTGGAGtggggggaggagagagagatcCATCATTCTACAGAGATGGCCTCAAATGGACAGCCTGGCAGAGCAGTTTTGAATGAACACTCAGCATCCTTTTGGTCAATGCAGGGCAGAAACAGCTAAAGCAATCTGATTTGTAGAGGTGCCAAGCTTGCTCGCTGTGCTGGTGTGGGCTAGCTGTGGTTCAGTGGTGTCAAAACCTCATTTGTGTAAGTAGGGATCTTCTAGGCTATCTAGCCAGAGATTGTGAAAAGTTTTGAGAAGATTGCTTAGAATAGCGACAAACTCCATTTAAGTGGTGAGCTGAATTCCTTCCAGGGAAAAATGCTGAGTGCATGTAGAGCAGACTTTTTAGTAAACTTGATTGCATTTTTCCCATTCGTTTTCTCCATaggaatttttaaaataatcttcAATTAAACAAACCAGCTCTgtgattaatcattattttatgaactttaaattgaagacaaaaaaaataatattcagaacatttctgttttaagaatttaacaatccaataattgtgtttatttccagGTTAAAATTAGATTCTGAATACAAATCTGTATATATgcgcaatatatatatatatatatatatatatatatatatatatgaatagaatatatttcaactgcattaagaaaaaaaaaatcgtttaATCGTCAAATTCCTGTTGAAGAGAGacatatacaccgatcaggcataacattatgagcactgacaggtgaagtgaataactctgattatctcttcatcacggcacctgatagttggtgggatatattaggcagcaagtgaacattttgtcctcaaagttgatgtgttaaaaGCCGGAAAAAtaggcaagcgtaaggatttgagcgagtttgacaagggccaaattgtgatgctagatgactgggtcagaacatctccaaaactgcagctcttgtggggtgttcccagtctgcagtggtcagtatctatcaaaagtggtccaaggaaggagcagaggtgaaccggtgacagggtcatgggcggccaaggctcattgattcacgtggggagcgaaggctggtctgtgtggtccgatccaacagacgagctactgtagctcaaattgaaGTTAATGCTTgtgcaccaggatgcactatggaaAGAAGGCAAGCCAGCGGAGGCAGTgggatgctttgggcaatgttttgctgggaaaccttgggtgctgtcatccatgtggatgttactttgacacgtaccacctacctaagcactGTTGCAGACCATGCACACCCTTTCATGGATACAGTATTTCCTGGtagctgtggcctctttcagcaggataattctcctgccacaaagcaaaaatggttcaggaatggtttgaggagcacaacaacgaggttgaggtgttgacttggcctccaaaatccccagatctcaatccaatcgagcatctgtgggatgtgctgaacaaacaaatgtgatccatggaggctccacctcacaacttacaggacttaaaggatctgctgctaacatcttggtgcagataccacagcacaccttcaggggagtccatgcctcgacgggtcagggctgttttggcagcaaaagagggaccaacacaatattaggaaggtggtcataatgttatgcctgatcagtatTCATTCTGTTCATTCAATTAATTTTGACAAATTACATACAATTTTGTACAATATGTTGTTCTTCAACAGGAATTCTGTgaaattttattcatatttaattgCTGAAAAACTTCAATGCTAATGGTAGATCTGtcaaaagatatttttgttattattaaaatctATTTCTTTAAGGTGAAAATAAATGGTATTTTTACTTCTGTAACTCTGTTGTCTCTATGTAGATCATAGTTCTTCTATTTTGTTAGCAGTAGTTTATTATTCAGGAATTCCTGAtttagtttaaatttttttgtagcttgattttattttccttttttaagtttgattatGGTAGATTCTTTTTTAAACAAGCAAAACATTGTTAAACCATTTTTAACACTTTGGTAAATTGTCATTGTCTTTGTAGATGTGTATGTTGTGTGAATGAGTACTGTAAGCGTTAGGCATCATTATCATCAGACAGTTACATTTGAAGGTTTACAGATGAAACATTCTGAAAGCTCTTAAGATGCTTTCAGACCTTCTTCATAAGAGAGCTATCAGCTTACAGTGCATTAGCTCTCTATTCTGATAGCCTGCGTCACCAACAAAATACTGTGCTGTTGATGAAAACTGATGTTAACCcatctagggctgggcgatatgagtattcatatgattttattttttatatttgccTTGATTTTGCTGGTGGTATATAATGAAGCAACATTGTGAATATCATGATCATTTTAAAGAGATTATTTGTCCATTAAGTTACTTAAAAAGCTCGTCATTAGACTAATTTTTTCAATCTTGTGGCTCGCTAATATGCACAAAACTGCATTACATTTGGTAGGTTTGATTCATTCAACTAATGAGTTCAATTTTAACGAATCAATTCAAAACAATTCAATTTGTCTGTGTCATCACTCAGAAATTTTGAGTAATGacaaatctatatatatatatatatatatatatatatatatatatagctctggaaaaaaattaagagaccacttaattttttccagagctgtatatatatatatatatatatatataataaaatagaaaaatgatgtgtaaataaattgctgttttgttttttgctatattgtccagccctatgcCCAACTGATACCTATTGTAtagtttttaaaagtttatattaatacttttaatgcATAAATACTCTCCTTTTCCTTAAACAACTTTTTGGTTTGAGATAAACATAGCATGCATACATCTcgtaagtcattcattttccaTTTCATAGCCGCCCGTTGAGTGTATTTTGATTCATGTTACATTTAGATGGGGTTCAGAGGTCTCACACTGTTAGCACATCGCACGCCTGTGCTGATAGCCTGTGTCCACTGTGTGGCGCTGTGCTGTGTGTCCTGTGTTGAGTGCAGAGCTGCAGCTGGTGGTGGAGCAGCACTTTCAGAGGCAGGAGCAGCAGGAGGCGGGGCTCTCTGACAGCCCAGACACGCCCAGTCCAATCACAGCACAGCATTTTGCCAGCGAAGCTCAGTGGGCCAATCACAACAGCTCAGAGCCCAATGGCAATGAGTCTTATGTCAGTACTGAGGGGCAGCCAGGCAGCAGTGGGGCCGGGGGTAAGTCCAGAACAAAAACTGGGAAGGGACAAGGTTAAATCTCAgggtaaaataaataactatggAGGACCAAAGTGTTctaaattaaataatgaaaccaattaacaattaaataataataataattaaaaaaaaaaaagttaaattttattattcttaaagaTTTCAACTACTTTCAAAAACTATacttaaatgtaattaataattttgaaatatattttattattatgaaaaatctCTCTGGGACCAAAAGTGCATGATTCATCCATTAGGTGTCATTCAGAAATTagccttttattattaaattatttaaatgcagTATTAGTTttgtatggaagaggattagggccaagcaataataaaaacataaaaccatctcgagattaaagtcgttagattatgagaacaaattcgttaaattatgagaaaaaaaattcattaaatcacgagaaaaaaagtcgcaaaatttcgagaaaaatgtcgagataaaatgttgagaataaagtcattaaattccgagaaaaaagtcgttagattacgagaacaaatttgttaaattatgagaaaaaaagtcgttaaattttgagaaaaaaagtcgagataaaatgttgagaataaagtcattaaattacgagaaaaaagtcattaaattatgagtacaaattcgtaatttaactaatttgttctcgtaatttaatgacgttaacaagtttttttctcataatttaacgaatttgttctcgtaatttaacaacttttttctcgtaatttaatgactttattctcaacattttatctcgacttttttctcgaaatttaacaggtttttttctcatgatttaacgagtttattctcaacattttatctcgacttttttcgtgaaatttaacgagttttttcttgtaatttaatgagtttattctcaacattttatctcaacctttttctcgtaatttaacgaactttttcttgaaatttaacgagttttttctcgaaatttaacaactttaatctcgagatggttttatttttttattattgcttggccctaatcctcttccgtagttttgTAAGAGTGGATTTAACAAGAATTgagtttttatgaaatattacaaaataaatgtgtaCGTTTGgttatttagatatttaattaattattgatTGTATCATTGTGATATAAATGGGTatctttattttgtattgtgtgtttattattatacaaaataaattgatacatttatttttatttatttaattatttattggttttattacttgattttgagtgCTTTTACCCTCCATAAACAATCTTGGTGCACGAGCATGTAGTAGAAAAGCTGATTGCTTGGACGAAGATCTGCTGGACTTTACTgacaagacttttttttttgtctctgtctctcctccactttcttttaaaattctcattcttttttctattattaatttcaatattattattattatccattGTTTTGTACATTCAAATGCAGGAGACACAGCAAACACCTCAGGAAGTGAGCAGAAAAACTTGAGCAGTCCTTCATCTGTCTCTCGATAGCCGTAATAATGTACCCGGCACACCGTAGACCCGTCCCAATCATTTACTGTCCCCTCCACTCTTTGGAATAAGAAGACATGCTTTCTCTAAATACATGCATTGTACTTTCTAAGTTCACTTTCAGCGATGACTTTCTTTTAATCAGTTTTATTTGTGTGAAATGTAATGCTTGTTCTTCCCTTTGAAATCTGTACTGAAATGATCTGACctgtttgtttttctatttgATAAAATGGCATTTGAAATATTTCCAGTATGTATATCTGTGGCATCAGAAATGCGGGCAGCGTATTTTGGCACTTTCAGATCAGTTGTAACAATTTCTTTATGGGTATTGTTTCACTTGTGAAGTAGagacaatgaaataaaaaatttggagcttgaaataaaaaaaaaacaaggaatgATGTAAATAATTTTGAGTAAGTGCTGTTTATCTAATGTTACTGTCATTTTGGTTCATCTTCACCTCCAAAATGATGAATAAATGAAGGCTGAATTTGTTATTTGTACTACAAAACATTTTGGTTTAAAGGTGAAGTACGTCATTTCTGTGCAAACTAGTAGCAAATTCTGAAAGTAAAAACTACATTCATTTTCTCCTTAAGGACAACTGATTTTTCAATGATAACTTATTAACCTTTAAAgtcaaaatttaagttttttagtttttagtatGAATGTGTTAGCCTCAAGGTTATGAATAAGATTATAatctctcacttccgctaaaatgaataatgaattttcatgacatcatatcacacttcagtttctcatcaaatcttcggTCCAATCAAATGTTCTCTAGAATCTGATGTCCCGCCTCCTCGGGACAGTCCCGAAATCTAAACTGTTGTCCCGAATCCTGAATCTGGCCCTAATTGTCCCGAAAATTAAACTAAAGCAAAATCTTGAGTAGTTATTGTctgataaacattaaaaactgtcTGTGGAGGTTTCTATTAATTTATCTAATTAGATGCGCAAAGACAATACGACCTTTTTGTCCCCTTTTTGTTTTAAGCCTTGATGAAGAGAGCGCAAGTTACTGCAGCCGCGAGAAGGACAGCGATGCACGCGTAAAGGAGTGATTGTTTTTCCGCGGCACtgtgtacaaaaaaatatttcactacACAATTATTTCGTTATTTTCGTTTAAGCTTATTAGCGCTAGGCTATACAGAAAGGTCTGATTTACGCacaaaagtcttttttttttttcttatcacaatgacatttgagttcatgattttaatgttgttttttgtggCAGACTAAAGACTAAACTAATGACAGACTGCTGatctttgaataaaaatatgtttggttCAGGTTTGATTATCTTAATTCATTATCTTTTATTATAGGCTACGCAGTTTAATTTCATAGTCAAGTCCCCCCGTCCCAAATTTCAGCCAATCTCATCTGGTTACGAGGTTGTTAATCAATTATATTTGCTGT is a window of Megalobrama amblycephala isolate DHTTF-2021 linkage group LG6, ASM1881202v1, whole genome shotgun sequence DNA encoding:
- the ppp1r1c gene encoding protein phosphatase 1 regulatory subunit 1C isoform X2, translated to MEPNSPKKIQFSVPLFQSQLDPQAAEHIRKRRPTPATLVIYNEPSASGDDKQTTGNQTEAQSAQLSPAQRKQSVYTPPTMRELQLVVEQHFQRQEQQEAGLSDSPDTPSPITAQHFASEAQWANHNSSEPNGNESYVSTEGQPGSSGAGGDTANTSGSEQKNLSSPSSVSR